In Brassica napus cultivar Da-Ae unplaced genomic scaffold, Da-Ae ScsIHWf_528;HRSCAF=793, whole genome shotgun sequence, the genomic window TTATCAAATGCATTAACTTCCAAATCTGCCGAAGTTATTATAGAAACGAAGTCAACAAACCACACTAGATTTCGTTTCTATAATAACTTTCTTTTGTCGGTCGCGcttattgctttttttttcaattacgGAATTTTATGTTTGCTAAACTTTTTGTTcatattactaattttatattaagcTGTCGATTAAATTTGACAATAAACAACTGATTATTTTGTTACACTATGGAGAATGATGTTCACATTTTATCAGGTGTGGATCTATTGCATCATTGTTGTCCTTAGAGGGTATATATAGCTGCCAAAAGTTTTTGATACATGTTATATTAGTCAAAAGACTCAAAAAATGTGATAATATCTTcggataaaaagaaaattttttattattgaatttttcaaattacATTAGAATTACAAGAAAACAATACAAACCTTCAATTTTAACGATGATAAATTCGCATGTTTAGACcaaataaaaatgactaaatAACTACCATAGAGAATGGAAGATGCAAAGCCTTGTATAATAGGAACATATTATAAGAAAACATGGActcagaatatatatattatcaagttGTTTGAATGAGAATGGGTTATCGAATATGAGTATTTGAACAGAAGAAAAACGAAGAAGTCAGAAGGCAAGATGAATCTTGTATTACTCAGCTCACTGATTCATACCTGTAAAAATGAATTTCCCCATCTTTCTctcatttgtaaaaaaaaaagaagctggagctaaaaagaagaagaagctccagGGTTCAAGGGCAAATCATTTCACACATAACTAATGATTTATGACCGGAGATGGAAGAGGTGATGTTGGAGGCTTCATGTCCTCATACCTGCCAAACATTTTAGTCTCTCAGTTCACATAATAAGAAGTTAAATAACAAAGAACACACTTTCAAAATGCTTCTCTATCTCTTTCTCACATTGTGTAAGGTGACAATGGTCTTGGCTTTGGCTGATCAGCTGCACTTTCTTCTGGGGTAAGGGAAGTGTCTGTCACACTGTTAACAGTTTCTGTCTCTGGCACAGAAGCAGATTCAGTCGTGATCCTGCACAAACAACAAGCAAAAACCTGAGATTGTATAGATTCATTTCTTAAAACTAGACAGGCTTATCCAATTCTGGTTTCTAGATACTTACACACTACCATCAACCGTTTGCAGCACATCATTGCCTCCAGGCACTCTGAGATTTCTTCTGCAGGTGCTGTTTTCTTGGGACCGGTTGATGCAGGAGTTGGTGAGGTTGGTGGTTTCAGGTCTGCGTAACTGCAAAAACACAGTGTAAGACTCTTAACAGACCACAGCCGAGCTATATATAGAGAAAGAGGAAAAGTTGTTACGCTGCATAAGGAGAAAGAGGTCTCATTTTTGGTATGGCTGGTGGTGCTTCTGCCTCCTCAGTGACAGTTGTTGCAACTGTTGAGCTTTCACCAGTATCAGAATCTGTTGGAATAGGCGCCAAAGTATCGCTCTTCTGGATACCAGAAGCTTTAGGAGTGGGTGATGAAGGTGGTTTTAGATTCTCATAGCTGCACCATAACATGGCCAGAGTAAACAAAAGCATCAGGCTTTTAATTCATCATAATCCATCATTTTAGTGACTCCGAGTACAGGTAAAGCGGCAAagataataagtttttttttacctaGCATAAGGAGAAAGAGGCctctctttcttttcctcaACCTGTTTCACACTTCTTCTACTACTACTGGACATTGACCTCAACAGGATTTTCTGGTGGTGGAGCTACATTGGCGCCTCAACAGGAGCCTGAGTTGCCTCCACCTCCGGAACTGGAGTTGCATCCACCTCCTTAGCTTTGGTGGCACCAAGTGCTGTGGCCGGAATAGGAGATGTTGGAGGTTTCAAGTCTTCATAGCTAAATATATTCCCAAACCAGAAAAGGAACAAGAGACGTCAAAACAATCAGTCCTTGTGTCAACAAGTCATTTTAGTAGCATATTGAACTTTATTGCCTCTGAGAAAAGAATTGTCTTACGCAGCAATAAGGAGACAACGGCCTAGGTTTCACTTCTTTTACTTGGGCAGGTGCTTCATCCTCCTTGGGAGCTGTTGCTCTTTAGTGATAGGCTCAGCAGGAATCTGGAGTTACCACTTTGGCTGCAACTGATTCTTGCTTGACAGGCTCAGCAGGAACTGGTGGAACCTCTTTCGCGCTGCAACTGATTCCTATCCACAATCGAAATGCAGAGAGATAAACATAAACATATTATCACAGAAGAGAGATGATCAAGAAGATTAGTAAATGAAAGGAGAATAAACCTTGGTGAGGCACATAAGACGTTTTGAAGGAATCTTTTCAAAAGCTTTTCAATAGGAGTTAATGGTGCAGTTGTTTCAGCAACTACTTCCACAATCTTAGAGCAAGAAAGCTGAGGGTTCTTAGCCATACAAGCAAGCAATTCTGCAACCTGAAGATCAATaacaaggaaacaaatcaaagcTTCTAAGCTCTTCATCATGTGGTTCTCTTGTCACAGACAAAGGAAAAATAACAATACCTGGAGATTAGAGACCTGACCACCAAACAATGTATCATCTAGAGCAAGAGTGAGATTATGATTTCTCCTTGTATGCATCAGTTGGTCTCTCCATTCTCCAGGCCTAACTATCTGATGAAAATAAGATGCAAAAGCAAAACTCTAAGGTGTGATACAATCCATAAAGAGAATGTGAAGCTTTTGTGTGATCACTCACTGCGTAGTTGAGACCACTTGCAATCAAGGCTTCTTCAGCTTTTCTCTCTCCAGCAAAGAACTCCCCAAACAGACTTCAGAAACAATAAGTAATAATATTAAAGAACATGCCATTAAATTCATCTGacaaaagagaaacattacaGACTTTACTTGAGAATAGCAGCAGGGAATCCAAATTTGTTTGTCCCCAAGGATGTCACCAGATGAAGTTATTAACTTTTGCAGATGTTGCTGTTCATAACACAAACAAAGAGACACGATGAAACAAGAAAGATAGTAAGAAAGGCCAATGAACAAACATCTTTGAGAgtgtattgtttttttgtttggcttACCAGCATCAACAAGGTTTTTGGTGGCTAAGTAATCAATCCTGTAAGGGCCGGTGATATCGGATATTTCTTTCTCGCTAGCACCTATGCAGCATATAACCACAGATGCATTCCCCAGTGCAGGCTGTATTGAGTCTTTCTTCTCCAAGTCACATTCCACAACTTCAAGCTTTTCTACAGCTGGGCTAAAAAGACACAGACACTGCCTGTTACCTTTTCTTCTACCACAAACAAAATTAATagcaaataataaatcaaaacattttACTCTTACGTTGAGTTCCTTCATCTGTGTTCATATCCTTAACACTCTGCAAAAGTATTTAGTTGCAATAAGG contains:
- the LOC106451918 gene encoding LOW QUALITY PROTEIN: protein TIC 62, chloroplastic (The sequence of the model RefSeq protein was modified relative to this genomic sequence to represent the inferred CDS: inserted 9 bases in 8 codons; deleted 3 bases in 3 codons), whose protein sequence is MEGTSFLRGQPLTTVPXLPRKRFLLQGWKSNQIVRFSGLKNQSDSRKSRXFDLSLRASDKGPIKASSAVTDASPTNSEFKEQDLVFVAGATGKVGSRTVRELLKLGFRVRAGVRSAQRAKGLVQSVKDMNTDEGTQPVEKLEVVECDLEKKDSIQPALGNASVVICCIGASEKEISDITGPYRIDYLATKNLVDAATSAKVNNFXLVTSLGTNKFGFPAAILNLFGEFFAGERKAEEALIASGLNYAIVRPGXMERPTDAYKENHNLTLALDDTLFGGQVSNLQVAELLACMAKNPQLSCSKIVEVVAETTAPLTPIEKXFEKIPSKRISCSAKEVPPVPAEPVKQESVAAKVVTPIPAEPITKEXTAPKEDEAPAQVKEVKPRPLSPYCSYEDLKPPTSPIPATALGATKAKEVDATPVPEVEATQAPVEXANVAPPPENPVEVNVQSSRRSVKQVEEKKERPLSPYASYENLKPPSSPTPKASGIQKSDTLAPIPTDSDTGESSTVATTVTEEAEAPPAIPKMRPLSPYAAYADLKPPTSPTPASTGPKKTAPAEEISEXPGGNDVLQTVDGSVITTESASVPETETVNSVTDTSLTPEESAADQPKPRPLSPYTMYEDMKPPTSPLPSPVINH